Proteins found in one Larimichthys crocea isolate SSNF chromosome I, L_crocea_2.0, whole genome shotgun sequence genomic segment:
- the flrt1b gene encoding leucine-rich repeat transmembrane protein FLRT1, with product MAAESLAELRDWLFLLLLCLTLLAEVLELAAAAIAMETGEGDEGIVCPSVCRCDEGFVYCNDRGLSIIPPLPLMAAILYLQSNRLSNAGLPPSLERSTSIRVIYLYANQLDEFPIHLPPSLRELHLQDNNIRTLPRSALAKLPLLERLHLDDNSISTVSIQERAFSGTPRLRLLFLSRNHLSSIPAGLPASLEELRLDDNRISTIPTHAFRGLASLRRLVLDGNLLANTRIADDTFSRLSNLTELSLVRNALQSPPVNLPSAHLVRLHLQDNGMTHIPRGALEGMRRLQRLDLSGNNLTSLPRGLFKDTESLELLLLRGNPWYCGCNLRWLHAWLHGRGSAVTVRGLTCQGPEPVRGQTLRDVTSLMEQCEGPPAGPSTGMGVNPAEKDGGGEDAAGGEHSVASVPHGSTTTTSLLVPTQGSLFTLRAKRPGLVMPLPPGEGGQVSGEALELTVKPLSSDSVLVSWLCPQPAPSFRLSWLRLGSSAALGSITETLVPGERRQYLLTQLTPRSHYLICLLPLRPEPSFGGSSMGSSRVGSMDTDSKDSAPACAQIETGEALVNSGGEGSDKEGQDSELTALPLAGIIGGATALVSLLLIFGIFCWYGQRAGYMSGDTGAYSRGRGGKHYDDYVESGTKKDTSILEIRAPPAGFQMTAMAHQPLQPKLEDVTYIHTIFPSSSSSSQANGTYRSNHGAGSLNGTILSQTSHHHVTYGTNRGYREGGIPDIDYAYT from the coding sequence ATGGCAGCTGAGAGTCTTGCTGAGCTCCGGGATTGGCTCTTTCTGCTCCTCCTGTGCCTCACCTTATTGGCTGAGGTGCTGGAACTGGCGGCAGCGGCAATTGCCATGGAGACGGGCGAGGGAGATGAGGGCATTGTTTGTCCCTCAGTGTGCCGCTGTGATGAGGGTTTTGTCTACTGCAACGACCGTGGCCTCAGTATAATTCCTCCACTACCATTAATGGCTGCCATCCTCTACTTACAGAGCAACCGGCTGAGTAACGCTGGCCTGCCTCCCTCACTGGAACGCAGCACTTCCATACGAGTCATTTACCTGTATGCCAATCAGCTGGATGAATTCCCTATACACCTCCCACCTTCATTACGGGAGCTCCATTTACAGGATAATAATATACGAACGTTACCGAGGTCAGCTCTGGCCAAGTTACCATTACTAGAACGTTTACACCTGGATGATAACTCTATATCCACAGTTAGCATCCAGGAGCGAGCTTTTTCTGGGACTCCACGGCTTCGACTCCTGTTTCTGTCACGGAACCATCTGTCAAGCATCCCTGCAGGCCTGCCAGCATCCTTGGAAGAGTTGCGACTGGACGACAATAGGATCAGCACCATTCCCACACATGCTTTCCGTGGCCTCGCCTCCCTGCGGCGCTTGGTCCTAGATGGGAACCTGTTGGCCAACACACGCATTGCAGATGACACCTTTTCACGTCTTTCCAACCTGACTGAGCTGTCGTTGGTCAGGAATGCCCTGCAGTCTCCACCAGTTAACCTACCATCGGCTCATCTCGTGCGACTCCATTTACAAGATAATGGAATGACCCACATACCACGGGGGGCGCTGGAGGGAATGCGTCGGCTACAGAGACTGGACCTGTCCGGAAACAATCTGACCAGTCTCCCAAGAGGACTTTTTAAGGACACAGAAAGCCTGGAGCTGCTACTGCTGCGAGGAAATCCCTGGTACTGTGGCTGCAACCTTCGCTGGCTCCATGCCTGGCTGCACGGCCGGGGGTCAGCAGTGACAGTCAGGGGTCTGACATGTCAGGGGCCTGAGCCTGTAAGGGGTCAGACCCTCAGAGACGTAACCTCCCTGATGGAGCAGTGTGAAGGACCCCCTGCTGGTCCCAGTACTGGAATGGGGGTGAACCCAGCAGAAAAAGACGGAGGTGGTGAAGATGCTGCAGGAGGGGAGCACTCAGTGGCTTCAGTCCCCCATGGCAGCACCACCACTACCTCTCTGCTGGTCCCCACACAAGGTTCCCTCTTCACCCTGCGAGCCAAGCGGCCGGGCCTTGTTATGCCTTTGCCTCCCGGTGAAGGGGGGCAGGTATCCGGAGAGGCCTTGGAGCTGACTGTAAAACCTCTCTCTTCGGACAGTGTGCTGGTGAGTTGGCTGTGTCCGCAGCCAGCACCCTCCTTCCGCCTGTCGTGGCTGAGGTTGGGTAGCAGTGCAGCTCTCGGTTCGATAACAGAGACTCTGGTACCTGGAGAGAGGAGGCAGTACCTCCTTACCCAGCTCACCCCACGCTCCCATTACCTCATCTGCTTGCTGCCACTACGACCAGAGCCCTCCTTTGGGGGTTCCAGCATGGGTTCATCTCGGGTTGGCAGCATGGACACGGACAGTAAAGACTCGGCCCCGGCCTGTGCTCAGATAGAGACTGGAGAGGCTCTGGTCAACTCAGGAGGGGAGGGGTCAGATAAAGAGGGACAGGACTCTGAACTAACAGCCCTGCCGTTGGCTGGGATCATAGGGGGTGCCACAGCATTAGTAAGCCTGCTGTTAATCTTTGGTATCTTCTGCTGGTATGGACAGAGAGCGGGTTACATGTCCGGGGACACAGGCGCATACAGCAGGGGCCGGGGTGGAAAACATTATGATGACTATGTAGAGTCAGGCACTAAGAAAGACACTTCCATCTTAGAGATCAGGGCACCTCCTGCAGGGTTTCAGATGACAGCTATGGCCCATCAACCCTTACAGCCTAAGCTGGAGGATGTCACCTACATCCATActattttcccctcctcttcctcttcctcccaagCTAACGGGACCTACCGGAGCAACCACGGAGCTGGCAGCCTCAATGGCACCATCCTCAGCCAAACCAGCCACCATCATGTCACCTATGGTACCAACCGTGGCTACAGAGAGGGTGGTATTCCCGACATAGATTATGCCTACACGTGA